ACGTTCACATCAATAGCCAACAATACGCGTCAATACCGACATTCACCCGCGCCGGCCTCCCGGGCCGCGGGCGGTCAGGGCCTGCGGTGCACGGACACGGCGTACTCCCCGCCGGCGCAAGGGGCTCGGGACCAGGTCGCGTATCTGGCTTCCAGGGTGAGTCCCGCCGCACGGCAGTGGGCGTCGTAGTCGTCCAGCGTGTAACCGCGGTCCAGGGAGAAGCCCGCGACGAGGCGACCACGGGGAGAGACGTGGCCCGCCACCCCGGCCACCAGAGCCGGCTCCGTTCCCGGCGGGGTGAACAGGGGAACGTTGCCCGCCATCACCACGACATCGAACAACAGTCCCAGTTCGAGGCCGACCAGGTCGCGCCGGTGCCAGCGGATGTCCGGCGCCAGGCGCCGGGCGGTCGCGATCATCGACTCGCTGACGTCCACGCCGACCACGGCGATCCCGTGGCGGGCCAGCTCGATGGCCACCCGCCCGGTTCCGCAGCCCGCGTCGAGGACGGTGGTGGGCTCGAAGGAGCGGACCAGCTCGGCCTCACCGTGAACGTCTCCGCCCTCCGCGGCGATGCGGTCGAACCGGGCTTGGTACTCGTCACCGTTCCACGTCATGCGATCACGGTGACACACCCGCCGCTCCGGGCGCGGGCCGCCCCCCTCCGAAGGCGACGAGTTCGCACGACGACCGGCGGGAGAGGGCCGGCCGAGCCCGGGTCCCGGCGCAGGTCACCGGGGAGGGAGAGACCTTGTGGACGATGGGGTCCTCGGGGTTCGGCCGTCGCCCGGCCGGGGCGGGGACGGATTCGAGGGGTGTCCCGTTCAGCTGCCTCGGGCTCGTGTTGTGGGCGTTCACTCGGCACGGCGTCCCGGGCTCCGCCGTCGAGGTGACCTCTCGCGGCGGAGGCCGGGCGCCCTCGCCGAACGTCGGGGGCGGGGAAGCGGATGTCGTGGCCGGCCCGCCCGGCCCAAGGGCGGACACGGCAGGAGAAACACCGACGAAACCCAGTGGCGGTCCGCGCACGGATCTGCGTACGTTCGGCCACATGGCTGACGACTGCTTCGCGCACCCGCGGCTCGCCGCGATCTATGACGCACTCCACTCCAACCGTCGCGATCTC
The nucleotide sequence above comes from Streptomyces sp. ML-6. Encoded proteins:
- a CDS encoding class I SAM-dependent methyltransferase, producing MTWNGDEYQARFDRIAAEGGDVHGEAELVRSFEPTTVLDAGCGTGRVAIELARHGIAVVGVDVSESMIATARRLAPDIRWHRRDLVGLELGLLFDVVVMAGNVPLFTPPGTEPALVAGVAGHVSPRGRLVAGFSLDRGYTLDDYDAHCRAAGLTLEARYATWSRAPCAGGEYAVSVHRRP